One Alphaproteobacteria bacterium genomic window, CGACGTCCACGGTCAGCGGCACGACAAGCTCACGCGCTGGGAGCGGGGCGGCTTCCATGACGCGCTTGACCACGGCGGCGGTTTCATCGACTTCCGCTTCGGGTACCTCGAAGATCAGCTCGTCGTGCACTTGCAACAGCATCTGCGCGGCAAGATCGGTTTCATCTAATGCTGGCTGCATGCGGATCATGGCGCGCTTGACTATATCGGCGGCGGAGCCCTGCAGGGGCGCATTGATCGCCTGGCGTTCGGCGAAGCCGCGGCGTGCCGGGTTTTGTTCGCCGATGCTGCGCACATGGCAGCGGCGTCCGAAGATGGTCTCGACGTAGCCGTTGGCGCGGGCGAACGCCTTGGTGTCTTCCATATAGTCGCGGATGCCCGGGTAGCGCTCGAAATAGGTCTCGATATAGGCCTTGGCCTCGCCTTGCGGAATGTCGAGCTGGCGCGCCAGCCCGAAAGCGCTGATGCCGTATATGATGCCAAAATTGATTGCCTTGGCGCGTCGGCGCGTGAGCGGATTCATGCCCTCCTGCTCGACACCGAAGACCTGTGCAGCGGTCATGGCGTGGATATCGGCGCCTGCCTGAAAAGCGTTGACCAGTGCATCGATGCCTGCGACATGGGCTAGCAGGCGCAGTTCTATCTGGGAATAGTCGGCGCTCATCAGCACATGCCCGAGCTTGGGCACGAAGGCGCGGCGAATCTTGCGCCCCTCCTCACTGCGCACAGGAATGTTCTGCAAGTTGGGGTCGGTCGAGCTGAGGCGGCCTGTGGCGGCACCGGCCATGGCATATGACGTGTGCACGCGACCTGTCTCGGGATTGATTTGCTTGACCAAGGCATCGGCATAGGTGCTTTTGAGCTTTGCCAGCTGGCGCCAGTCAAGCACGCGGGCAGGCAGGTCGTGACCTTGCGCGGCCAGGTCTTCGAGGATGTCGGCGCCCGTGGCGTACGCACCGGTTTTTGTTTTCTTGCCGCCGGGCAGCTCCATCTCGCCAAATAGCACCTCGCCAAGCTGTTTCGGCGAGGCGATGGTGAAGGGATGGCCGGCAAGGCCTTGGATTTCCACCTCCAAGGTCCTCATACGGGCGGCAAAATCTGCCGACAGGCGCGCAAGTTCAGTCCGGTCGACCAAAATCCCGCGCCTCTCCATCGCTACCAGGACCGGCGCTAGTGGCCGCTCCATGGTCTCGTACACGCTCACCATGTTCTCAGCAACCAAACGGGGTTTCAGCACACGATCGAGGCGCAAGGTGATGTCGGCATCTTCGGCAGCATACTCGCAGGCGTCGGCCACGGGTACCTTGTCAAAAGTAATTTGGGACTTTCCTGTGCCGATCAGCGTTTTGATTTTGATCGGGTCGTGGTCGAGATGTAGCCTCGACAGCTCATCCATGCCGTGACCGTGGCTGCCAGCATCGAGCACAAAGGATATCAGCATGGTATCGTCCATAGGTGCGATAGCAATGCCGTAGGACTTTTGCGCTAACAGTAGCA contains:
- the polA gene encoding DNA polymerase I; amino-acid sequence: MSNGASGRHVCLVDGSGFLFRAFHALPPLTRADGTPVNAVLGFCNMLYKLVSELDCDAVAVLFDTKRTTFRNDIYADYKANRPPPPEELIPQFSLVREATRAFGLHAIEREGFEADDLIATYAAQAVAAGGRATIVSSDKDLMQLVGDGVVMMDPVRMSEIGPDQVVEKFGVPPEKVVEVQALAGDSTDNVPGVPGVGVKTAAQLINEYGDLDALLTRAEEIMQPKRRQTLIDNAELARVSLQLVTLDREVPVDEPVETFGPMALDPEVLIPFLEAQNFDRLLARLCAEHDWESDSSAAESPGATPQPAATSYELVTDIEELERWANAAREAGRVAVDTETTGLDAMQAELVGVSLSIEPGCACYIPLGHRPADGDLMGEVPEQIPLADALQVLKLLLEDPAVMKVGQNLKYDMLLLAQKSYGIAIAPMDDTMLISFVLDAGSHGHGMDELSRLHLDHDPIKIKTLIGTGKSQITFDKVPVADACEYAAEDADITLRLDRVLKPRLVAENMVSVYETMERPLAPVLVAMERRGILVDRTELARLSADFAARMRTLEVEIQGLAGHPFTIASPKQLGEVLFGEMELPGGKKTKTGAYATGADILEDLAAQGHDLPARVLDWRQLAKLKSTYADALVKQINPETGRVHTSYAMAGAATGRLSSTDPNLQNIPVRSEEGRKIRRAFVPKLGHVLMSADYSQIELRLLAHVAGIDALVNAFQAGADIHAMTAAQVFGVEQEGMNPLTRRRAKAINFGIIYGISAFGLARQLDIPQGEAKAYIETYFERYPGIRDYMEDTKAFARANGYVETIFGRRCHVRSIGEQNPARRGFAERQAINAPLQGSAADIVKRAMIRMQPALDETDLAAQMLLQVHDELIFEVPEAEVDETAAVVKRVMEAAPLPARELVVPLTVDVGAGPNWDEAH